A part of Bombus affinis isolate iyBomAffi1 chromosome 12, iyBomAffi1.2, whole genome shotgun sequence genomic DNA contains:
- the LOC126922477 gene encoding mitochondrial tRNA-specific 2-thiouridylase 1 isoform X1, protein MFKKVIVGISGGVDSAVSALLLKNKGFNVTGVFMKNWDIKDETGICQTEEDYKDAQWVCKKLDIPLVEVNFVKEYWNNIFSYLIEQYENGYTPNPDILCNKYIKFDHFFNFARNKLQADAIATGHYARTSFGSYLEHFKPDTNVSLFQARDPGKDQTFFLCQVPQQALRYSMFPLGEYLKKDVKQIALKAGLDKIFLKRESRGICFVGKRNFQNFISKYIFDKPGDFVDLDDGRVVGKHMGFHHWTIGQNIKISGSPAAYYVYKKDINTNNIIVVKGTHNSALYSELITTETPYWISSEPGFNSFSRLLNCDLRFQHRDPLVPCTVHKNLKNQLIIQLSQPLRALTEGQFITLYNGEECLGSAVISYCGPSYYNLNQEVKMDHYRGNNEIQKQIADASM, encoded by the exons atgtttaaaaagGTAATTGTGGGTATATCTGGTGGGGTTGATAGCGCTGTATCAGCATTGCTTCTAAAAAATAAAG GATTCAATGTCACCGGTGTATTCATGAAAAATTGGGACATCAAAGATGAGACTGGAATTTGTCAGACTGAGGAGGATTATAAAGATGCACAATGGGTGTGCAAAAAATTAGATATTCCTCTTGTTGAAGTTAATTTTGTAAAAGAATATTGGAATAATATCTTTTC CTATTTAATAGAACAATATGAGAATGGATATACACCAAATCCTGATATTTTGTGTAACAAATACATCAAATTCGATCATTTCTTTAACTTTGCACGTAATAAACTTCAGGCTGATGCTATTGCAACTGGACATTATGCCAGAACTAGTTTTGGTTCTTACCTTGAACATTTTAAGCCAGATAcaa ATGTCAGCTTATTTCAAGCTCGAGATCCAGGAAAAGATCAAACATTTTTCTTGTGCCAAGTACCTCAACAAGCATTAAGGTACTCCATGTTTCCCCTTGGTGAATATTTGAAGAAAGATGTTAAACAAATTGCTCTGAAAGCTGGATTggataaaatttttctaaaaagGGAAAGCAGAGGGATATGTTTTGTGGGAAaacgaaattttcaaaatttcatatcCAAG taCATATTTGACAAACCTGGAGACTTTGTAGACTTGGATGATGGTCGGGTAGTGGGAAAGCATATGGGCTTTCATCATTGGACCATAgggcaaaatataaaaattagtgGTTCACCAGCTGCATACTATGTGTATAAGAAAGATATTAACACAAATAACATCATTGTA gtAAAAGGGACACACAATTCAGCGCTATATTCAGAACTTATAACAACAGAAACTCCGTACTGGATATCATCAGAGCCAGGATTTAATAGTTTCTCTAGACTATTAAATTGCGATTTGCGCTTTCAACATAGAGATCCCTTGGTACCTTGCACAGTtcataaaaatttaaagaatcAGTTAATAATACAGCTTAGTCAACCATTAAGAGCACTTACAGAGGGACAG TTTATCACCTTATATAATGGAGAAGAGTGTCTAGGTAGCGCTGTAATCTCATATTGCGGTCCATCGTACTATAACTTAAACCAAGAAGTAAAAATGGATCATTATCGAGGAAACAACGAGATACAAAAACAGATCGCGGACGCGAGCATGTAG
- the LOC126922477 gene encoding mitochondrial tRNA-specific 2-thiouridylase 1 isoform X2 — translation MKNWDIKDETGICQTEEDYKDAQWVCKKLDIPLVEVNFVKEYWNNIFSYLIEQYENGYTPNPDILCNKYIKFDHFFNFARNKLQADAIATGHYARTSFGSYLEHFKPDTNVSLFQARDPGKDQTFFLCQVPQQALRYSMFPLGEYLKKDVKQIALKAGLDKIFLKRESRGICFVGKRNFQNFISKYIFDKPGDFVDLDDGRVVGKHMGFHHWTIGQNIKISGSPAAYYVYKKDINTNNIIVVKGTHNSALYSELITTETPYWISSEPGFNSFSRLLNCDLRFQHRDPLVPCTVHKNLKNQLIIQLSQPLRALTEGQFITLYNGEECLGSAVISYCGPSYYNLNQEVKMDHYRGNNEIQKQIADASM, via the exons ATGAAAAATTGGGACATCAAAGATGAGACTGGAATTTGTCAGACTGAGGAGGATTATAAAGATGCACAATGGGTGTGCAAAAAATTAGATATTCCTCTTGTTGAAGTTAATTTTGTAAAAGAATATTGGAATAATATCTTTTC CTATTTAATAGAACAATATGAGAATGGATATACACCAAATCCTGATATTTTGTGTAACAAATACATCAAATTCGATCATTTCTTTAACTTTGCACGTAATAAACTTCAGGCTGATGCTATTGCAACTGGACATTATGCCAGAACTAGTTTTGGTTCTTACCTTGAACATTTTAAGCCAGATAcaa ATGTCAGCTTATTTCAAGCTCGAGATCCAGGAAAAGATCAAACATTTTTCTTGTGCCAAGTACCTCAACAAGCATTAAGGTACTCCATGTTTCCCCTTGGTGAATATTTGAAGAAAGATGTTAAACAAATTGCTCTGAAAGCTGGATTggataaaatttttctaaaaagGGAAAGCAGAGGGATATGTTTTGTGGGAAaacgaaattttcaaaatttcatatcCAAG taCATATTTGACAAACCTGGAGACTTTGTAGACTTGGATGATGGTCGGGTAGTGGGAAAGCATATGGGCTTTCATCATTGGACCATAgggcaaaatataaaaattagtgGTTCACCAGCTGCATACTATGTGTATAAGAAAGATATTAACACAAATAACATCATTGTA gtAAAAGGGACACACAATTCAGCGCTATATTCAGAACTTATAACAACAGAAACTCCGTACTGGATATCATCAGAGCCAGGATTTAATAGTTTCTCTAGACTATTAAATTGCGATTTGCGCTTTCAACATAGAGATCCCTTGGTACCTTGCACAGTtcataaaaatttaaagaatcAGTTAATAATACAGCTTAGTCAACCATTAAGAGCACTTACAGAGGGACAG TTTATCACCTTATATAATGGAGAAGAGTGTCTAGGTAGCGCTGTAATCTCATATTGCGGTCCATCGTACTATAACTTAAACCAAGAAGTAAAAATGGATCATTATCGAGGAAACAACGAGATACAAAAACAGATCGCGGACGCGAGCATGTAG
- the LOC126922477 gene encoding mitochondrial tRNA-specific 2-thiouridylase 1 isoform X3 — MRLEFVRLRRIIKMHNGYLIEQYENGYTPNPDILCNKYIKFDHFFNFARNKLQADAIATGHYARTSFGSYLEHFKPDTNVSLFQARDPGKDQTFFLCQVPQQALRYSMFPLGEYLKKDVKQIALKAGLDKIFLKRESRGICFVGKRNFQNFISKYIFDKPGDFVDLDDGRVVGKHMGFHHWTIGQNIKISGSPAAYYVYKKDINTNNIIVVKGTHNSALYSELITTETPYWISSEPGFNSFSRLLNCDLRFQHRDPLVPCTVHKNLKNQLIIQLSQPLRALTEGQFITLYNGEECLGSAVISYCGPSYYNLNQEVKMDHYRGNNEIQKQIADASM; from the exons ATGAGACTGGAATTTGTCAGACTGAGGAGGATTATAAAGATGCACAATGG CTATTTAATAGAACAATATGAGAATGGATATACACCAAATCCTGATATTTTGTGTAACAAATACATCAAATTCGATCATTTCTTTAACTTTGCACGTAATAAACTTCAGGCTGATGCTATTGCAACTGGACATTATGCCAGAACTAGTTTTGGTTCTTACCTTGAACATTTTAAGCCAGATAcaa ATGTCAGCTTATTTCAAGCTCGAGATCCAGGAAAAGATCAAACATTTTTCTTGTGCCAAGTACCTCAACAAGCATTAAGGTACTCCATGTTTCCCCTTGGTGAATATTTGAAGAAAGATGTTAAACAAATTGCTCTGAAAGCTGGATTggataaaatttttctaaaaagGGAAAGCAGAGGGATATGTTTTGTGGGAAaacgaaattttcaaaatttcatatcCAAG taCATATTTGACAAACCTGGAGACTTTGTAGACTTGGATGATGGTCGGGTAGTGGGAAAGCATATGGGCTTTCATCATTGGACCATAgggcaaaatataaaaattagtgGTTCACCAGCTGCATACTATGTGTATAAGAAAGATATTAACACAAATAACATCATTGTA gtAAAAGGGACACACAATTCAGCGCTATATTCAGAACTTATAACAACAGAAACTCCGTACTGGATATCATCAGAGCCAGGATTTAATAGTTTCTCTAGACTATTAAATTGCGATTTGCGCTTTCAACATAGAGATCCCTTGGTACCTTGCACAGTtcataaaaatttaaagaatcAGTTAATAATACAGCTTAGTCAACCATTAAGAGCACTTACAGAGGGACAG TTTATCACCTTATATAATGGAGAAGAGTGTCTAGGTAGCGCTGTAATCTCATATTGCGGTCCATCGTACTATAACTTAAACCAAGAAGTAAAAATGGATCATTATCGAGGAAACAACGAGATACAAAAACAGATCGCGGACGCGAGCATGTAG